The SAR324 cluster bacterium genome has a segment encoding these proteins:
- a CDS encoding SDR family NAD(P)-dependent oxidoreductase, protein MSKIFQQVALVTGAARGIGEATVERFIKEGINVVATDILPEIKHLNQTNVISLMH, encoded by the coding sequence ATGTCTAAAATTTTTCAACAAGTCGCGCTAGTCACAGGGGCTGCCAGAGGGATAGGTGAAGCAACTGTTGAGAGGTTTATCAAAGAGGGAATAAACGTAGTTGCAACCGATATTTTGCCGGAAATTAAACATTTAAATCAAACCAATGTCATTTCCCTTATGCATG